In Kordia antarctica, the following proteins share a genomic window:
- a CDS encoding FAD-dependent oxidoreductase translates to MFDVLVIGGGVSGMQCALVLGSAKGKPFAADKDIGIILHQRASHLQNALFNNVLGIPVGKTAADILEEGQMHLQEVYPHVKQIANEKVLEIKGEAGNFEIITTKNIYVSKVVVIALNYSKPFTIDGLDEFVASHPRAAAKKDRIYLKNEDHLVKDGLYVCGTIAGWRSQFAIAAGSGAQVATDILTLWNDGIHTKIHDKV, encoded by the coding sequence ATGTTTGATGTACTTGTTATTGGCGGCGGTGTTTCTGGAATGCAATGCGCGCTTGTGCTTGGTTCTGCAAAGGGAAAACCATTTGCTGCTGATAAAGACATAGGTATTATTTTGCATCAAAGAGCATCACATTTACAGAATGCTTTGTTTAATAATGTACTAGGAATTCCTGTGGGGAAAACTGCTGCGGATATTTTGGAAGAAGGTCAAATGCATTTGCAAGAAGTGTATCCACATGTAAAACAAATTGCAAATGAAAAAGTACTAGAAATTAAAGGCGAAGCTGGTAATTTTGAAATTATTACTACCAAAAATATTTACGTTAGTAAAGTTGTTGTGATTGCGCTAAATTATTCAAAACCATTCACTATTGATGGTTTGGACGAATTTGTTGCATCACATCCGAGAGCAGCCGCAAAAAAAGATAGAATTTATCTTAAAAACGAAGATCATTTGGTAAAAGATGGTTTGTATGTGTGCGGAACTATTGCCGGTTGGCGAAGTCAATTCGCAATTGCAGCAGGAAGCGGCGCGCAAGTTGCTACGGATATTTTAACACTTTGGAATGATGGAATTCACACGAAGATTCATGATAAAGTATGA